In Methanothermus fervidus DSM 2088, a single genomic region encodes these proteins:
- a CDS encoding Protein of unknown function DUF655 (COGs: COG1491 RNA-binding protein~InterPro IPR007003~KEGG: mth:MTH1325 hypothetical protein~PFAM: Protein of unknown function DUF655~SPTR: O27380 Conserved protein~PFAM: Protein of unknown function, DUF655), translating to MEKYAIILDYLPHGYIEEGRPFFRKRPVAQAIGKDEFTLLELIPKPGVELDIHEEVYIGPGKRDKIARVNRRLTARELTATARVELPYVVEEIVRSRENEFVEFFNKATSISTRLHQLELLPGIGKKYMWEIIKAREKEPFKSFEDIKKRVPSLSDPVKILVKRILLELNLDGGSKEKGKRGKRKYILFVKGLKRRSRRRR from the coding sequence ATGGAAAAATATGCTATTATTTTAGATTATCTTCCTCATGGGTACATAGAGGAAGGAAGGCCTTTCTTTAGGAAGCGGCCAGTAGCACAGGCCATAGGGAAAGATGAATTTACATTGTTAGAATTAATACCAAAACCTGGAGTAGAATTAGACATACATGAAGAAGTTTATATTGGGCCTGGAAAACGTGATAAAATAGCTAGAGTTAACAGACGATTAACAGCTAGAGAGTTAACAGCTACAGCTCGCGTAGAGTTACCATACGTAGTCGAAGAAATTGTTAGATCAAGAGAAAATGAATTTGTAGAATTTTTCAATAAAGCTACATCAATAAGTACTCGATTACACCAATTAGAGTTGTTACCAGGTATAGGAAAAAAATATATGTGGGAAATAATAAAAGCTCGTGAAAAAGAACCATTTAAAAGCTTTGAAGATATAAAAAAAAGAGTACCAAGTTTATCAGATCCTGTAAAAATTTTAGTTAAAAGAATACTTCTTGAATTAAATTTAGATGGAGGTAGTAAGGAAAAAGGAAAGAGAGGTAAACGAAAATATATACTGTTTGTAAAAGGTCTGAAGCGTAGGAGTAGAAGAAGACGGTGA
- a CDS encoding LSU ribosomal protein L21E (COGs: COG2139 Ribosomal protein L21E~InterPro IPR008991: IPR001147: IPR018259~KEGG: mth:MTH1323 50S ribosomal protein L21e~PFAM: Ribosomal protein L21e~SPTR: O27378 50S ribosomal protein L21e~PFAM: Ribosomal protein L21e), with protein MKGSKGLRSGTRYKFKKKKRPGMTNPITRMIQRFEKGDKVHIIVDPSIHKGQPHHRFHGKTGEVIGKRGKCYLISVRDGNKEKIVISRPEHLRPQKQ; from the coding sequence ATGAAAGGTTCAAAGGGATTGAGAAGTGGAACTAGGTATAAATTCAAAAAGAAAAAAAGACCAGGAATGACTAATCCAATAACAAGAATGATACAAAGATTTGAAAAAGGTGATAAAGTTCACATAATAGTGGATCCTAGTATTCATAAAGGCCAACCACATCATAGATTCCACGGTAAAACAGGAGAAGTAATTGGAAAGAGAGGAAAATGTTATTTAATATCTGTAAGAGATGGTAATAAAGAAAAAATAGTTATAAGTAGGCCTGAGCACTTAAGACCTCAAAAGCAGTGA
- a CDS encoding signal recognition particle subunit FFH/SRP54 (srp54) (COGs: COG0541 Signal recognition particle GTPase~InterPro IPR004125: IPR013822: IPR000897: IPR003593~KEGG: mth:MTH1321 signal recognition particle protein SRP54~PFAM: GTP-binding signal recognition particle SRP54 G- domain; GTP-binding signal recognition particle SRP54 helical bundle; Signal peptide binding (SRP54) M- domain protein~SMART: AAA ATPase~SPTR: O27376 Signal recognition 54 kDa protein~PFAM: SRP54-type protein, GTPase domain; SRP54-type protein, helical bundle domain; Signal peptide binding domain), giving the protein MAIGGTMLGKLGEKLRKSIKKLAKMPIVDEKVVKEVIKDLQRALIQADVNVKLVFKLSKSIEKRALKEEPPKGITPKEHVIKIVYEELTKLLGKKSYKLKIDKKPYKILFVGLQGSGKTTTVAKLAHYLRLKGYNSAVVCTDTWRTAAYDQLKQLTEEINVPMYGDPNEDNPIRLAKEGLNKFKNYDVILFDTAGRHKNEKELLDEMEMLSKEINPDEIILVIDGTIGQQAKSQAKAFSERVKIGSIIVTKLDGSAKGGGALSAVSEVGAPIKFIGTGEKIDDLEEFDPARFMSRLLGMGDIKSLIEKFERVVEEEDKISETVDTMLSGKFTLKDLKTQFETMKKMGPLKQILNMLPLAGNIPKNFSKITEDKIKKYCVIMDSMTEEELENPRIIKYSRVKRIARGAGVRNEDVRELLRYYKTTKKALKGFERRKLGGPIQSILKQIMR; this is encoded by the coding sequence ATGGCAATAGGTGGTACAATGCTAGGAAAATTAGGTGAAAAATTAAGAAAAAGTATAAAAAAATTAGCAAAGATGCCAATAGTAGATGAAAAAGTAGTCAAAGAAGTAATTAAGGATTTACAGAGAGCATTGATACAAGCTGATGTCAATGTAAAATTAGTGTTTAAACTCTCAAAATCAATAGAAAAAAGGGCTCTAAAAGAAGAACCACCAAAAGGTATAACTCCAAAAGAACACGTCATAAAAATAGTATATGAAGAATTAACAAAATTATTAGGTAAGAAATCATATAAACTTAAAATAGATAAGAAACCTTACAAGATTCTTTTTGTAGGGTTACAAGGTAGTGGAAAAACAACTACAGTTGCAAAATTAGCTCATTATTTACGGTTAAAAGGTTATAATTCAGCTGTTGTATGTACAGATACCTGGAGAACTGCTGCTTATGATCAATTAAAACAGCTTACTGAAGAAATAAATGTACCAATGTATGGAGATCCAAATGAAGATAATCCCATACGATTAGCTAAAGAAGGATTAAATAAATTCAAAAATTATGATGTAATACTATTTGATACTGCTGGTAGACATAAAAATGAGAAGGAATTATTAGATGAAATGGAAATGCTTAGCAAGGAAATAAACCCTGATGAAATAATTCTTGTTATTGATGGAACAATAGGACAGCAAGCTAAATCTCAAGCAAAAGCATTTTCTGAGAGGGTTAAAATTGGATCAATAATTGTTACAAAACTTGATGGATCAGCGAAAGGTGGTGGAGCACTTTCTGCAGTGTCTGAAGTTGGAGCACCAATAAAATTCATTGGGACTGGGGAAAAAATAGATGATTTAGAGGAATTTGATCCAGCAAGGTTTATGTCCAGATTGTTAGGCATGGGTGATATAAAGAGCTTAATAGAAAAATTTGAGAGGGTTGTTGAAGAAGAAGATAAAATTTCAGAAACTGTAGACACAATGCTATCAGGAAAGTTTACATTAAAGGATTTAAAGACACAATTTGAAACTATGAAGAAAATGGGTCCTTTAAAACAAATATTAAATATGTTACCTTTAGCTGGTAACATTCCTAAAAACTTTTCAAAAATAACTGAAGATAAAATCAAGAAATATTGTGTGATTATGGATTCAATGACTGAAGAAGAATTGGAAAATCCAAGGATAATAAAATACTCAAGAGTGAAAAGAATAGCTAGAGGTGCAGGTGTAAGAAACGAAGATGTTAGGGAGCTACTAAGATATTATAAAACTACAAAAAAGGCTTTGAAAGGCTTTGAAAGACGTAAACTAGGTGGCCCAATACAAAGTATACTAAAACAAATCATGCGTTAG
- a CDS encoding THUMP domain protein (COGs: COG1258 pseudouridylate synthase~InterPro IPR004114: IPR005912~KEGG: mth:MTH1322 hypothetical protein~PFAM: THUMP domain protein~SPTR: O27377 Conserved protein~PFAM: THUMP domain~TIGRFAM: conserved hypothetical protein TIGR01213): MKEIVKEIIESTGGAICERCLGRILSRELKVEGHDNLERGKKIKEKLNLDLKSENRCYICDNIFDKIDEAAEKAEDKINELDIEFSTFLVGSTLPPDMLQRDKEITSLVSKAESIKKDINREIGKRLRRKLKKRVDYQNPDIVVKVNFRYKDPNVYIQINPLYLEGRYRKLVRGIPQTKWPCKHCRGKGCPKCNFKGKMYEESVEEIIAGPLIEATKARESKFHGAGREDIDVRMLGKGRPFVIELKEPRRRKLDLDKIVDEINKSAEGKVEVLFLKYTNRSRIVELKSIKSYKVYRAIAEIEGKIKEEDLKKIEPSFIVKQRTPLRVSHRRADKVRIRKVYDIKPKILDENTIELKIKAEGGLYIKELISGDEGRTKPSITEMLGKQAKCIKLDVIDIGI; this comes from the coding sequence ATGAAAGAGATTGTGAAAGAAATAATAGAATCAACAGGAGGTGCAATTTGCGAACGTTGTCTTGGGAGAATATTATCAAGAGAACTTAAAGTTGAAGGGCATGATAATTTAGAAAGAGGTAAAAAAATAAAAGAAAAATTAAATTTAGACTTAAAATCAGAAAATAGATGTTATATATGTGATAATATATTTGATAAAATAGATGAAGCTGCAGAAAAAGCAGAAGATAAAATAAATGAATTAGATATTGAGTTTTCAACATTTTTAGTTGGAAGTACTTTACCACCTGACATGTTACAACGTGATAAGGAAATTACTAGTCTTGTGTCTAAAGCTGAAAGCATTAAAAAAGATATAAATAGAGAAATAGGAAAACGGTTACGAAGAAAATTGAAAAAAAGGGTGGACTACCAAAACCCAGATATAGTAGTAAAAGTCAATTTTAGATATAAAGATCCAAATGTATACATACAAATAAATCCATTGTATCTGGAAGGAAGATATAGAAAACTTGTAAGAGGTATTCCACAAACTAAATGGCCTTGCAAACATTGTAGAGGGAAAGGATGTCCAAAATGTAATTTCAAAGGTAAAATGTATGAAGAATCTGTTGAAGAAATTATAGCAGGACCACTCATTGAAGCAACGAAAGCAAGGGAAAGCAAATTTCATGGTGCAGGAAGGGAAGACATAGATGTAAGGATGCTTGGTAAAGGACGTCCATTTGTAATAGAACTTAAAGAACCAAGACGTAGAAAACTAGATTTAGACAAAATTGTCGATGAAATAAATAAAAGTGCTGAAGGAAAAGTTGAAGTACTCTTCCTTAAGTATACTAATAGATCAAGAATAGTAGAGTTAAAAAGTATCAAAAGTTATAAAGTGTATAGAGCAATAGCTGAAATTGAAGGAAAAATAAAAGAAGAAGATCTAAAAAAGATTGAACCTTCGTTTATTGTTAAACAAAGGACACCGTTACGAGTTTCCCATAGAAGGGCTGATAAAGTTAGAATAAGAAAAGTTTATGATATAAAACCAAAAATTTTGGATGAAAATACAATAGAACTCAAAATAAAGGCTGAAGGTGGATTATATATAAAGGAATTAATTTCAGGGGATGAAGGTAGAACAAAACCAAGCATAACTGAAATGTTGGGAAAGCAAGCAAAATGTATAAAGTTAGATGTTATTGACATTGGAATTTAA
- a CDS encoding dimethyladenosine transferase (COGs: COG0030 Dimethyladenosine transferase (rRNA methylation)~InterPro IPR001737: IPR020598: IPR020596: IPR011530~KEGG: mst:Msp_1544 dimethyladenosine transferase~PFAM: ribosomal RNA adenine methylase transferase~PRIAM: rRNA (adenine-N(6)-)-methyltransferase~SMART: Ribosomal RNA adenine methylase transferase-like~SPTR: Q2NE42 Probable dimethyladenosine transferase~TIGRFAM: dimethyladenosine transferase~PFAM: Ribosomal RNA adenine dimethylase~TIGRFAM: dimethyladenosine transferase), with translation MIIISSLLHETKYILKKYNISLSRRLGQNFLINEYIRNKIINYANLNKKDTVLEIGPGIGTLTIPMAKYAKKVIAIEKDCKMVEILKDRIHDLKIDNIEIINADALKIKFPKFNKVVSNLPYTISSPITFKLLNYDFNLGVLMYQKEFAQRLIAKPGTSNYSRLSVMMYFKANVELLDIIPPKSFIPRPKVKSAIVKIIPKKKFKINRFFENVCRALFQHKRKKSKKALIESSHELNMNKSKLKQILERLDPKLAEKRVFKLTPNEILKISKFIEEHDKVQKP, from the coding sequence GTGATCATAATATCATCATTACTCCATGAAACAAAATATATCTTAAAAAAATACAACATCTCTTTGAGTCGAAGATTGGGACAGAATTTTTTGATTAATGAATATATAAGGAATAAAATAATTAATTATGCAAATTTAAACAAGAAAGATACAGTGTTAGAAATTGGTCCGGGGATAGGAACTCTTACAATTCCAATGGCTAAATATGCAAAAAAAGTGATAGCAATAGAAAAAGATTGTAAGATGGTTGAAATACTGAAAGACAGAATTCATGATCTTAAAATTGATAACATAGAAATTATTAATGCAGATGCTCTTAAAATTAAATTCCCAAAGTTTAACAAAGTAGTTTCTAATTTACCATACACCATCTCCTCTCCAATAACATTTAAGTTATTAAATTATGATTTTAATTTAGGAGTTTTAATGTATCAAAAAGAATTTGCACAACGTCTCATTGCTAAACCAGGTACTTCCAATTATTCAAGATTGTCAGTCATGATGTATTTTAAGGCAAATGTAGAATTATTAGATATTATACCACCAAAATCGTTTATTCCAAGACCTAAAGTAAAATCAGCGATTGTTAAGATAATCCCAAAGAAGAAATTTAAAATTAATAGATTTTTTGAAAATGTGTGTCGGGCATTATTTCAGCATAAAAGGAAAAAATCAAAAAAAGCATTGATTGAATCATCACATGAACTTAACATGAATAAATCAAAATTAAAACAAATTTTGGAAAGATTAGACCCAAAGTTAGCAGAAAAAAGAGTATTTAAATTAACACCAAATGAAATTCTCAAAATATCAAAATTTATTGAGGAACATGATAAAGTACAAAAACCTTAA
- a CDS encoding phosphoribosyltransferase (COGs: COG0503 Adenine/guanine phosphoribosyltransferase and related PRPP-binding protein~InterPro IPR000836~KEGG: mth:MTH1320 adenine phosphoribosyltransferase~PFAM: phosphoribosyltransferase~SPTR: O27375 Adenine phosphoribosyltransferase~PFAM: Phosphoribosyl transferase domain) translates to MLEKLKSTLEKSPVIKKGEYHYFVSPVTDGIPLTEPNLLMEIVDAIEKKFDLEDIDKIVCIEAMGIHLATALSIKTGIPFVVIRKKKYGLPGEVEIRQVTGYGESNLYVNGVNSGDKILVIDDVVSTGGTLISVINALKKISADIKYVIAVVEKGEGRKKVEKETGTKVNTLVKVDVIDGEVKIINNEV, encoded by the coding sequence ATGTTAGAGAAACTAAAATCTACCTTAGAAAAATCTCCTGTAATAAAAAAAGGAGAATATCATTATTTTGTGAGTCCTGTAACTGATGGAATACCCCTAACAGAGCCCAATCTACTGATGGAGATCGTAGATGCAATAGAAAAGAAATTTGATTTGGAAGATATAGATAAAATAGTATGCATTGAAGCAATGGGGATACATTTAGCAACAGCATTGTCAATAAAAACAGGGATACCTTTTGTAGTAATCAGGAAAAAGAAATATGGACTTCCCGGAGAAGTAGAAATACGACAAGTTACAGGATATGGAGAATCAAATCTATATGTAAATGGTGTTAATTCTGGAGACAAAATTTTAGTGATTGATGATGTTGTAAGTACTGGAGGAACATTGATTTCTGTTATAAATGCATTGAAAAAAATTAGTGCAGATATAAAATATGTCATAGCTGTTGTAGAAAAAGGTGAAGGAAGAAAAAAGGTAGAAAAAGAAACTGGAACTAAAGTTAATACCCTTGTTAAAGTTGATGTAATAGATGGTGAGGTGAAAATTATAAACAATGAAGTATGA
- a CDS encoding methylase (COGs: COG2890 Methylase of polypeptide chain release factors~InterPro IPR007848: IPR002052: IPR004557~KEGG: mst:Msp_1545 hypothetical protein~PFAM: methyltransferase small~SPTR: Q2NE41 Putative uncharacterized protein~TIGRFAM: methylase~PFAM: Methyltransferase small domain~TIGRFAM: HemK-related putative methylase) → MIKYKNLKFKTCPKVYEPSDDTFLLLKNLKICKDDKVLEIGTGIGIIAIFASQIAREVVATDINPYAIQCAKKNAQINSVKNIKFLEGNLFEPINEKFNTILFNPPYLPTEDFKELKDELCLAWDGGSNGRKIIDRFLKEVDKYLKPDGKIQLVQSSLSNPNKTIDILERKGFEVEITASKKLFFEELLVITAFK, encoded by the coding sequence ATGATAAAGTACAAAAACCTTAAATTTAAAACATGTCCAAAAGTTTATGAACCTTCAGATGACACATTTTTGTTACTTAAAAATTTAAAAATATGTAAAGATGATAAAGTATTGGAAATAGGTACGGGAATAGGTATAATAGCTATATTTGCATCACAGATAGCTAGAGAAGTTGTTGCAACCGATATAAATCCCTATGCTATTCAATGTGCTAAAAAAAATGCGCAAATAAATTCTGTAAAAAACATTAAATTTCTTGAAGGAAATCTTTTTGAACCCATAAATGAAAAGTTCAATACAATTTTATTTAATCCTCCTTATTTACCAACAGAAGATTTTAAAGAATTAAAGGATGAGTTATGCTTAGCATGGGATGGAGGAAGCAATGGAAGAAAAATCATTGATAGATTTTTAAAAGAAGTAGACAAATATTTAAAACCTGATGGGAAAATTCAATTAGTCCAATCATCTCTTTCAAATCCAAATAAAACAATTGATATACTGGAAAGAAAAGGATTTGAAGTTGAAATAACTGCATCAAAGAAATTATTCTTTGAAGAATTGTTGGTAATAACTGCATTTAAGTGA
- a CDS encoding RNA polymerase Rpb4 (COGs: COG1460 conserved hypothetical protein~InterPro IPR010997: IPR005574~KEGG: mth:MTH1324 hypothetical protein~PFAM: RNA polymerase Rpb4~SPTR: O27379 Conserved protein~PFAM: RNA polymerase Rpb4), with the protein MIAKEIIESTPVPLPVVKEMLEELGKEYELTREQKLILEHISKFVKLSAKEAMELTDKIEEIVGDRRIAVHIVNIMPEDLVELHALLSKEKVSLGKEEMKKILKIVKEYKKTE; encoded by the coding sequence ATGATTGCTAAAGAAATTATAGAATCAACACCAGTTCCATTGCCTGTGGTTAAAGAAATGTTGGAAGAACTTGGCAAGGAGTATGAACTAACACGAGAACAAAAATTAATTTTAGAACATATCAGTAAATTCGTAAAATTGAGTGCAAAGGAAGCTATGGAACTCACAGACAAAATAGAAGAGATAGTAGGTGATAGAAGGATTGCCGTGCACATAGTAAACATAATGCCTGAAGATCTTGTAGAGTTACATGCATTATTAAGCAAAGAAAAAGTTTCATTAGGAAAGGAGGAAATGAAAAAAATTCTCAAAATTGTTAAAGAATATAAGAAAACTGAATAG
- a CDS encoding diaminopimelate decarboxylase (COGs: COG0019 Diaminopimelate decarboxylase~InterPro IPR009006: IPR000183: IPR002986~KEGG: mth:MTH1335 diaminopimelate decarboxylase~PFAM: Orn/DAP/Arg decarboxylase 2~SPTR: O27390 Diaminopimelate decarboxylase~TIGRFAM: diaminopimelate decarboxylase~PFAM: Pyridoxal-dependent decarboxylase, C-terminal sheet domain; Pyridoxal-dependent decarboxylase, pyridoxal binding domain~TIGRFAM: diaminopimelate decarboxylase) encodes MKINEKGHLVIGEVDAVELAEKYDTPLYVIDENKIRENYRRIYNAFKKRYDKFKILYACKANTNIAIMKILNDEGSGIDAVSPGEIYIALVAGFKPEEILFTGNNVRNDELEFAVESGVMINIDSISQLKRLSKLCNPEEVEISFRINPLVGAGHHEHCITGGEMSKFGIAEKDAVKAYSMAKNLGFKIKGIHCHIGSGILDPSPFLMAVDALTKIAERVSKEVGIEFEFIDIGGGFGIPYKPEEPELNIENLAKKIIEVFKERCDEYNLGNPWLYIEPGRYIVGNAACLLTRVNTIKKSYRKFAGVDAGFNTLIRPAMYGSYHHIIVANKANEEPCEKIDIAGNLCESGDIFARDRELPKLEEGDILAIMDAGAYCFSMSSQYNSRPRPAEVLVKDDKVSIIRERESIIDLLDKQVIPARLLKGGKK; translated from the coding sequence ATGAAAATAAATGAAAAAGGACATTTAGTTATAGGAGAAGTCGATGCTGTAGAGCTTGCTGAAAAATATGATACTCCTCTTTATGTAATAGATGAAAATAAAATTAGAGAAAATTATAGGCGAATTTATAATGCATTTAAAAAAAGATATGACAAATTTAAGATCCTTTATGCATGTAAAGCAAATACTAATATTGCAATAATGAAAATTTTGAATGATGAGGGTAGTGGAATTGATGCTGTATCTCCTGGAGAGATATATATAGCATTAGTGGCAGGGTTTAAACCTGAAGAAATATTATTTACAGGTAACAATGTTAGAAATGATGAATTAGAGTTTGCTGTAGAATCTGGAGTGATGATAAATATTGATTCTATATCTCAACTTAAGAGACTTTCAAAATTATGTAATCCTGAGGAAGTAGAAATATCTTTTAGGATAAACCCTCTCGTTGGTGCAGGACATCATGAACATTGTATAACTGGAGGAGAAATGAGTAAATTTGGTATAGCGGAAAAAGACGCTGTTAAAGCTTATTCTATGGCAAAGAATTTAGGATTTAAAATAAAAGGTATTCATTGTCATATAGGTTCTGGGATATTAGATCCAAGTCCATTTTTAATGGCTGTGGATGCTCTTACTAAAATTGCTGAAAGAGTTTCTAAAGAAGTTGGAATAGAATTTGAATTTATAGACATCGGTGGAGGATTTGGAATCCCATATAAGCCTGAAGAACCTGAGTTAAATATTGAAAATCTTGCAAAAAAAATCATTGAGGTATTTAAAGAAAGGTGTGATGAATATAATCTTGGAAATCCATGGTTATATATAGAACCTGGAAGATACATTGTTGGAAATGCAGCATGCCTGTTAACTAGGGTTAACACAATAAAGAAGAGTTATAGAAAGTTTGCAGGCGTTGATGCAGGGTTTAATACTTTGATTAGACCAGCCATGTATGGTTCATATCATCATATCATAGTAGCAAATAAAGCCAATGAAGAACCTTGTGAAAAAATAGACATTGCTGGAAACTTATGTGAATCTGGTGACATTTTTGCAAGAGATAGAGAACTTCCAAAACTAGAAGAGGGAGACATTCTTGCAATTATGGATGCTGGGGCATATTGTTTTTCAATGTCATCACAATATAATTCCAGACCAAGACCCGCTGAAGTACTTGTAAAAGATGACAAAGTGTCAATAATCAGGGAAAGAGAAAGCATCATAGACTTGTTAGATAAGCAAGTTATACCGGCAAGATTACTAAAAGGTGGTAAAAAATGA
- a CDS encoding diaminopimelate epimerase (COGs: COG0253 Diaminopimelate epimerase~InterPro IPR001653: IPR018510~KEGG: mth:MTH1334 diaminopimelate epimerase~PFAM: diaminopimelate epimerase~PRIAM: Diaminopimelate epimerase~SPTR: O27389 Diaminopimelate epimerase~TIGRFAM: diaminopimelate epimerase~PFAM: Diaminopimelate epimerase~TIGRFAM: diaminopimelate epimerase), with protein sequence MNTKTILFTKMHALGNDYILIDETRGEIVKEREKPEFVKKICDRNFGVGGDGVIFVSKSDNLDIKFRIFNADGSEAEMCGNGIRCFAKYVYEKGILRKKRMKVETLAGEKILNLKTKNNLVESIKVDMGLATFKSEKIPVKTKDKTFINKVCKLNDKKIKLSAVNVGNPHTVIFVDEVSRDYAEKIGPVIENHPIFPERTNVNFVKVLNPNEIKMITWERGVGITLACGTGAVASTIVGRKLGKLNKEVTVNLPGGRLKIEIYEKNNKIGAFMEGKATMVFEGILSMPWQ encoded by the coding sequence ATGAATACAAAGACGATTTTATTCACAAAAATGCATGCATTGGGAAACGATTATATATTAATTGATGAGACTCGAGGAGAAATTGTTAAAGAAAGAGAAAAACCTGAATTCGTGAAAAAAATTTGTGATAGGAACTTTGGGGTTGGCGGGGATGGAGTAATTTTTGTTTCAAAATCTGATAATTTGGATATTAAATTTAGGATTTTTAATGCAGATGGTAGTGAAGCTGAGATGTGTGGGAATGGAATAAGATGTTTTGCAAAATATGTATATGAAAAAGGTATATTAAGAAAGAAAAGAATGAAAGTTGAAACTTTAGCTGGCGAAAAAATTCTAAACTTAAAGACGAAAAATAATCTTGTTGAATCTATAAAAGTAGATATGGGGTTAGCAACTTTTAAAAGTGAAAAAATACCTGTAAAAACTAAAGATAAGACATTCATAAATAAAGTTTGTAAATTAAATGACAAAAAAATAAAATTAAGTGCTGTAAACGTTGGTAATCCTCACACTGTTATTTTTGTGGATGAAGTATCTAGAGATTATGCAGAGAAAATAGGACCAGTAATAGAAAATCATCCAATTTTTCCAGAAAGAACAAATGTAAATTTTGTTAAGGTGTTAAATCCAAATGAAATTAAAATGATTACATGGGAACGTGGTGTAGGTATTACTTTAGCATGTGGCACAGGTGCAGTAGCATCTACAATAGTTGGTAGAAAACTAGGGAAATTAAATAAAGAAGTTACAGTTAATTTACCTGGCGGCAGGTTAAAAATAGAGATTTATGAAAAAAATAATAAAATAGGGGCATTCATGGAAGGTAAGGCTACTATGGTCTTTGAAGGAATATTATCAATGCCATGGCAATAG